A single window of Acetobacteraceae bacterium DNA harbors:
- a CDS encoding glycosyltransferase, with protein sequence MVVVYNSNDTHNPNAYLTLGINWAAQEAFGKENILLADTHTLAKIAASGQHSTLLVLDGQRLDRALLRRVKPAFSTLILWTFEDPFMQDLNLENAGLFDFIFSNDPESASFYGAKGHYLPLAASTKLHTRAVRTASELDYDIFFAGTMWPNRTKTLTEIIDAFPDARLKLVCPVNPYLPPLPEKIASLALQRPISHEAFVDFANASAVTVTLFRDYASSGDVGQATAPGPRFFELALAGAAQVVESVPRMNREYLEVLEGIQIADDSTALIQEIRKLLDNNSKRARIARKAQKSAEKFHLYEHRLQQIADITKADFSARPEHAVVPLIRRRRLRVLLCTHSTIYEPDWGGVEVYQQTLCSLLGREVEFFYWLRRNGACRLVDASGVEVECFELADATPWDDVLCDGTEEQLFSGIISQFNIDVVHFQHLGHHALSLPMIAKASGAGVVFSMHDYWLISARYNLLNPEIRHNEEEFMSVLSMDMMHYRSEKIPPGGEQTRRAFISRMIHDIDAFLFGTESSKKLLLNVYPKAAEKILKVNGVPAPEGTFLPPSKKFKPLEGKPLKVIILGNFLRSKGADSVLSVIEMANPRHFEFYILGFVHPEYQSVLNELKKDNLHILGRYDMGNMSELKGADVMFALSIWPETYCISLSEAWRYGLIPFVSDVGALADRVEEGVTGFKVPISRPDVLLQKLEYLRSNDALRKKVIEALSDNLWVDNTEYSRDLFKLYQEVAPRSEMGTAETALDMGRLHFLPHASWRNQAPPRHIFDPPVTRDIGVDLPVAITDWQGIQGAECYLDDICYQMTDIKSLEYFKPSDSLHLRGWFFNPTVGSAGKLFIVLLPDNDLDMPIFVETVREVRSDISKIFAEAPRRSGFSGEWALRGKWCEGVHRLAAVNVVNGRASLQLFPFKIMVKGGKISAAIQKPASNQEISKAFERISSCDGITRGVRLRHLPGEQNYLRRDLSPAYFIDDFSIITASDNEADTGALFLRGWVCFNDLDRSGNFFAALASEEREELFFFALNRTPRGDVRVIHTEAPLCSGFEGMIKGWRGCEGSEKPLNGAYRLVLLTLIGDGYAFVSTDLAVSFEEGRAQKVEKSPGSIDQIESLIEKAATKAQETLPAAFVENIEIATS encoded by the coding sequence ATGGTTGTTGTTTATAATTCAAATGATACACATAATCCTAATGCGTACCTGACACTTGGTATAAATTGGGCAGCGCAAGAAGCTTTTGGAAAAGAAAATATTCTTCTAGCGGATACGCATACGCTCGCAAAAATAGCGGCCAGTGGCCAGCATTCGACACTTTTAGTTCTGGATGGGCAGCGTTTGGATCGTGCCTTGCTGCGCCGTGTAAAACCTGCTTTTTCGACATTAATTTTATGGACATTTGAAGATCCTTTTATGCAGGATCTGAATTTAGAAAATGCAGGATTATTTGATTTTATTTTCTCAAATGATCCAGAATCTGCTTCGTTTTACGGTGCAAAAGGGCATTATCTCCCTTTAGCGGCTTCTACAAAACTGCATACGCGTGCTGTTCGTACAGCCTCTGAGCTAGATTATGATATATTTTTTGCGGGTACGATGTGGCCAAATCGTACCAAAACGCTCACAGAAATTATTGATGCTTTTCCGGATGCACGTCTAAAGCTTGTTTGCCCCGTCAATCCATATCTCCCGCCACTGCCTGAAAAAATTGCTTCCCTTGCGCTTCAGCGTCCCATTAGCCATGAGGCTTTTGTTGATTTTGCTAATGCAAGTGCTGTGACAGTGACGTTGTTCCGTGATTATGCAAGCAGTGGGGATGTTGGGCAGGCTACCGCTCCAGGACCTCGTTTTTTTGAACTTGCTTTAGCTGGGGCAGCACAGGTTGTAGAGTCTGTTCCACGTATGAATCGAGAATATTTGGAGGTTCTTGAAGGCATACAAATTGCCGATGATTCAACAGCTTTGATCCAAGAAATTCGTAAACTTTTAGATAATAATTCCAAAAGAGCCCGTATCGCCAGAAAGGCTCAAAAATCTGCAGAAAAATTCCATCTCTATGAACATCGTTTGCAACAAATTGCCGATATTACAAAGGCGGATTTTTCTGCAAGGCCAGAACATGCCGTTGTGCCATTGATCCGCAGGCGGCGTTTGCGTGTGCTGCTCTGTACCCATTCCACCATTTACGAGCCGGATTGGGGTGGAGTTGAGGTTTACCAGCAGACACTTTGTTCACTTTTAGGCCGTGAAGTTGAATTTTTCTATTGGTTGCGTCGCAATGGTGCTTGTCGTTTAGTGGATGCATCTGGGGTCGAAGTAGAGTGTTTTGAGCTTGCAGATGCTACGCCTTGGGATGATGTTCTCTGTGATGGCACAGAGGAGCAACTTTTTTCAGGGATTATTTCTCAGTTTAATATTGATGTGGTTCATTTTCAGCATCTTGGCCATCATGCCCTGTCGTTACCAATGATTGCGAAAGCATCTGGCGCTGGTGTGGTCTTTAGTATGCATGATTATTGGCTGATTTCAGCACGTTATAACCTTTTAAATCCAGAGATTCGTCATAACGAAGAAGAGTTTATGTCCGTTCTCTCAATGGATATGATGCACTACCGTTCGGAGAAGATTCCACCGGGTGGAGAGCAGACACGTCGTGCTTTTATTTCACGCATGATTCATGATATTGATGCGTTTTTATTTGGAACGGAAAGCTCCAAAAAACTTCTTTTAAATGTCTATCCAAAGGCAGCGGAAAAAATTCTAAAGGTGAATGGCGTTCCAGCACCTGAAGGCACTTTTTTACCGCCATCAAAAAAATTCAAACCGCTTGAAGGAAAACCCTTAAAAGTTATCATTCTTGGTAATTTTTTACGTTCAAAAGGGGCAGATTCTGTTCTTTCTGTGATTGAAATGGCAAATCCACGTCATTTCGAGTTTTATATTTTAGGTTTTGTGCATCCTGAATACCAGTCTGTTCTCAATGAGCTTAAAAAGGATAACCTCCATATTCTTGGGCGTTACGATATGGGAAATATGTCTGAGCTTAAGGGGGCGGATGTGATGTTTGCGCTTTCCATATGGCCCGAGACCTATTGCATTTCCCTTTCCGAAGCATGGCGTTATGGGCTTATCCCTTTTGTGAGTGATGTTGGTGCTCTGGCAGATCGGGTTGAAGAAGGGGTGACAGGCTTTAAAGTGCCAATTTCTCGGCCAGATGTTTTGCTTCAAAAATTAGAATATTTAAGAAGTAATGATGCGCTTAGAAAAAAAGTGATTGAGGCTCTATCTGACAATCTTTGGGTTGATAATACAGAATATAGCAGGGATCTTTTTAAACTTTATCAAGAGGTTGCGCCACGTTCTGAAATGGGGACGGCAGAAACAGCCTTGGATATGGGAAGATTGCATTTTCTGCCACATGCTTCATGGCGCAATCAGGCACCGCCACGTCATATTTTTGATCCGCCTGTAACAAGGGATATTGGGGTTGATTTACCTGTAGCGATTACGGATTGGCAGGGGATTCAAGGGGCAGAATGTTATTTAGATGATATTTGCTACCAGATGACCGATATCAAAAGTTTGGAATATTTTAAACCTTCGGACAGTCTTCATTTGAGGGGATGGTTTTTTAATCCAACAGTTGGTTCTGCAGGGAAATTATTTATTGTTCTTTTGCCAGATAATGACTTGGACATGCCAATTTTTGTGGAAACCGTTCGGGAAGTCCGTAGCGATATTTCAAAAATCTTCGCAGAGGCACCACGCCGTTCAGGATTTTCTGGAGAGTGGGCACTGAGAGGAAAATGGTGCGAAGGGGTACATCGTTTAGCTGCCGTAAATGTGGTGAATGGACGTGCCTCCTTACAGCTTTTCCCTTTTAAAATTATGGTTAAAGGCGGAAAAATTTCAGCAGCCATTCAAAAGCCGGCTTCTAATCAGGAGATTTCGAAAGCTTTTGAGCGGATCTCTTCATGCGATGGGATTACACGTGGGGTTCGCTTAAGACATCTGCCAGGAGAACAGAATTATTTGCGCCGCGATCTTTCTCCGGCTTATTTTATTGATGATTTCAGTATTATTACCGCCTCAGATAATGAGGCTGATACGGGTGCACTCTTCTTGCGTGGGTGGGTTTGTTTCAATGATTTAGATCGTTCTGGCAATTTCTTTGCGGCTTTGGCTAGTGAAGAAAGGGAGGAACTTTTTTTCTTTGCCTTAAATAGAACACCTCGTGGAGATGTCCGGGTGATTCATACAGAGGCGCCTTTATGCTCCGGTTTTGAAGGGATGATTAAAGGATGGCGTGGCTGTGAAGGAAGTGAAAAACCCCTTAATGGTGCTTATCGACTCGTCTTGTTGACATTGATCGGGGATGGCTATGCTTTTGTGTCAACGGATTTGGCAGTCTCTTTTGAAGAGGGGCGTGCACAAAAAGTTGAAAAATCTCCAGGAAGTATAGATCAGATTGAGAGCTTAATTGAAAAGGCAGCAACAAAGGCGCAGGAAACTTTGCCGGCAGCTTTTGTCGAAAATATTGAAATAGCGACATCTTAA